In the Hordeum vulgare subsp. vulgare chromosome 7H, MorexV3_pseudomolecules_assembly, whole genome shotgun sequence genome, one interval contains:
- the LOC123411980 gene encoding uncharacterized protein LOC123411980 encodes MQAKKLTLLQTVAAAGVFSAVSCWYGFMFGRESARRELGGIIDDLRSGSTTGSAASSSDSHAHPKP; translated from the exons ATGCAGGCCAAGAAGCTGACGCTGCTGCAGACGGTGGCTGCCGCGGGAGTCTTCTCAGCCGTCTCCTGCTG GTACGGCTTCATGTTCGGGAGGGAGTCTGCGCGGCGCGAGCTCGGTGGCATCATCGACGACCTCCGCAGCGGCTCCACGACAGGCTCTGCCgcgtcctcctccgactcccacgCTCACCCCAAACCATAG